From Oryctolagus cuniculus chromosome 17, mOryCun1.1, whole genome shotgun sequence, a single genomic window includes:
- the LOC108175366 gene encoding proline-rich protein 29 isoform X2 — protein sequence MASGAGGSWGRTTAPGAAPTPWVTVVQPPPWAAPPQPGRVKEGLLELLLLQNAQVHQLLLCRLAEGALDSAPASPGPQGFPEAQQGELEEEELGAQDQRPLVFHHHYLPCPLPSLGPLPAWPAPLLPPPPHQHHWQDAPRIQHRPPSSGKREGRAVPPPPPPSATGTVGADVPPASDYYDAESLL from the exons ATGGCCTCCGGGGCCGGCGGGAGCTGGGGTCGCACCACGGCACCGGGTGCTGCCCCGACG ccctgggtgACCGTCGTGCAGCCCCCGCCGTGGGCCGCCCCGCCGCAGCCGGGCCGCGTGAAGGAAG GgctgctggagctgctgctgTTGCAGAACGCGCAGGTGCACCAGCTGCTGCTCTGCCGCCTGGCCGAGGGGGCGCTGGACTCCGCGCCCGCCTCACCCGGCCCGCAG GGCTTCCCAGAGGCTCagcagggagagctggaggaggaggagctgggcgcCCAAGACCAAAGGCCTCTGGTGTTCCACCACCACTAcctgccctgcccactgccctccctgggccccctgccagcctggccagcccctctcctgccccctccgCCACATCAGCACCACTGGCAGGATGCACCCAGGATTCAGCACCGTCCTCCTTCCTCCGGGAAGAGGGAGGG GAGAGCCGtgcctccacccccgccccccagtgcCACAGGGACTGTGGGCGCAGATGTACCTCCAGCTTCAG ACTACTACGATGCTGAGAGCCTACTCTGA
- the LOC108175366 gene encoding proline-rich protein 29 isoform X1 produces the protein MASGAGGSWGRTTAPGAAPTPWVTVVQPPPWAAPPQPGRVKEGETPVTPPPSLARTFSRSPRARLVGSRRVAGRGDRAQTRCLAESRPGLLELLLLQNAQVHQLLLCRLAEGALDSAPASPGPQGFPEAQQGELEEEELGAQDQRPLVFHHHYLPCPLPSLGPLPAWPAPLLPPPPHQHHWQDAPRIQHRPPSSGKREGRAVPPPPPPSATGTVGADVPPASDYYDAESLL, from the exons ATGGCCTCCGGGGCCGGCGGGAGCTGGGGTCGCACCACGGCACCGGGTGCTGCCCCGACG ccctgggtgACCGTCGTGCAGCCCCCGCCGTGGGCCGCCCCGCCGCAGCCGGGCCGCGTGAAGGAAGGTGAGACTCCGGTCACTCCCCCGCCCTCCTTGGCCCGCACATTCTCTCGCAGTCCTCGCGCGCGGCTGGTGGGGTCGCGCAgggtggcggggaggggagacCGCGCGCAGACCCGGTGTCTCGCTGAATCCCGCCCAGGgctgctggagctgctgctgTTGCAGAACGCGCAGGTGCACCAGCTGCTGCTCTGCCGCCTGGCCGAGGGGGCGCTGGACTCCGCGCCCGCCTCACCCGGCCCGCAG GGCTTCCCAGAGGCTCagcagggagagctggaggaggaggagctgggcgcCCAAGACCAAAGGCCTCTGGTGTTCCACCACCACTAcctgccctgcccactgccctccctgggccccctgccagcctggccagcccctctcctgccccctccgCCACATCAGCACCACTGGCAGGATGCACCCAGGATTCAGCACCGTCCTCCTTCCTCCGGGAAGAGGGAGGG GAGAGCCGtgcctccacccccgccccccagtgcCACAGGGACTGTGGGCGCAGATGTACCTCCAGCTTCAG ACTACTACGATGCTGAGAGCCTACTCTGA